TAATGCAGGATATTAGGCAATTTAATTTATGGTGAATAAGTTAAGAGCGTAGGGGTGAGTGATTTATTATCATGTTTCAGATTAAACACACCTAAGCTCTTGAATTTTGTAAAGCACACTCCCACCTTAAAAGGCTAgtagcaaataaaaaattaacaacctTAAAAATTAATACAGGTTATACCAAACCGACACGTTTTAGTGTCTCTTTATCCGGTCAATTGCTTATTATAGCTCGTTTACGAAACCGTAAtcaaaattgaaggaattgAATTGAAGAGAATCAAAATCCAAATTTCATTAAAAGCTATTTACTAGAATGTTTTGGAATCAGAATAGAAATAGTATGGATTCCATAAAACTGTTTACGAATTCAGCAGAATCGGAATATAAATTAGTAtgattacaaaaatgcccttgtcCCAAGTTTTGGTTTGTCCATATATCCCAATTAAATAGCCAAGATAGAATGTAACATCGAAAAATACTCCCTTCTGGAAGGTTGTTTGACGCCATTAGACAATTCGAATGAGAAGGATGATGAAAATTCCGATCTCGACGGTGATTGGGGTGATGAAAATTCCGATCTCGACGGTGATTGGTCCAACAAGATAGCCTTATCGACCAATCCCAAAACAGAAGCTGCCACGTCGGACAAAGATAATTGACAAACTTCCCACCCCTCATTAAGCTCCTCTTCCCTTCCCCCGCTAGCCCCTACCTCTATGACTATCTTAGCAAGAAGCACCTCAAATCTGACACAAATTTTACACAGAAAAAAGCAGccggtttagagagagaaagctgaGCTAGTCTAGAGAAAGAAAATGGCAGCAACCGCAGCAGTTACAATGGCCATGCCATTGACCAATGCAACCCAAAAGAGGATCCAATCCTCAGCCGAGAGCTTGTTCAAGCCAATGCCACTGAGGCCCTCAAAGGCATTGGCACCCGCCGCGTCAAAATCGAGCGGGAGGCTCCAAGTCAGGGCTTCCTTGAAGGAGAAGGCGGTGACCGGAATCACGGCGGCCGCGCTCACCGCCTCAATGGTGATCCCGGAAGTGGCCGAAGCGGCCTCGGGAGTTTCTCCTTCTCTCAAGAACTTCTTGCTCAGCATTGCGGCCGGCGGCGTTGTAGTTGTTGTGATCGTTGGTGCTGTAGTTGGCGTGGCCAATTTCGACCCTGTTAAGAGAGGCTGAGGATACGAAGTATTCACAAATCTATCTTATTGTATATGTCAAGAAATTTTTTCTGTCTGTTTTCCATCTGTGTAAGAAGTGACTcttagggctagtttggtattgctgctttgaaaaaaagctgcttctGCTATGCTGTAAAAATAAGCAAATgtaaaataaagcagcagagtgtttggtaaacttttttgtaaaaatgcttttgaaaaaaaaagcagtattatagtgtttagtaaacttttatgtaaaacagatgtgaaaaaaaaccggtttttcaaagctggattttgcagcttcttgtttttggctttttttcaaccaaaactgtgaaaaaaaactgaagctgaatgtttaccaaacaaaaaaaaaagctcccatttttttttataccaacttttttcagaatcacctcagtaccaaaccaggctTAATCAACTCGTAATTTGGCAGAAAACTGTGAATTCCGAAATTTCGCTCTTTCGTTTTTCGATTTGTGTGCAACAGTTCGATACACAATGCAAACGTAGAGGATGACAATAACAGAGGGCAATGGAAAAcgatcaaagaaagaaaacaccatgaACTCAAATCAGAAATTTATGAAATTGCCGGCGAGACCACCTATGTCTACAATACCTGCTATATAAATGCTGATGTGATGACACCAATTCAGAGTCACTAGAGAACAATTTCTGTGTAAACTTatcgaaaaaaattaaaataatttccgAACAATGCAATCAGCAGCATCTAACTAAATCCGTTCAATTTAACTCGATCATGTACTTTACCTAGAGTGCTTCGAAATCATATCGAGCATGTATCGGCTTTCTGAAGAATAGTTCACCTTATCTGCCTTCACCACGGTGATCTTCACCCTCTGCTCATCGCCATACATCTCCTCTTTGATTTTAAGCTTGAATAGAAACTGATTAAAGATGCTGCTCCGGACTATGTCTCCAAATCTTGATTCATCCTGCTCTTCGTACTTCAACAAGTACAGCGCCTTTGCTGAGCAACCTAAGATCTCTTCCCCGGCTTCCTGAAAAGCTGTCGCCCAAGTCAATCCAGTGTGGTCTTGAATTTGGGCTTGAAGGAGATATCTGTAGTCGCACTCCTCGAATTCTTGATTGCATCTGTCACATTGCCATCCACTGTTTCCTGACCTCGACACCTTTTTGTTGCACTGCCTATCCCCGATCATCAACGGACAAGCTGTGTAACAGAAAGAATCTGTTTTGATAAAAGAAATCGTCCCCTTCACAGTGACCCAGTCTGGCTTATCTGATCTTCCGAGACCTTCGTCCCTGATCTGAGAAACAGTTTTGCGTATCTCATTCTTAGTTCCTCCTGGAACAATGTCTTTAGAAATGGAGACTGAAGCAGTATCCTTGCCCCCTCGGTCAAACCAGTCTCTCAAGGTACGAGCATCAGAAATATCTGGGTTTATAAATAGCTGTGTAGAATGAATTGTTCCAACAGACTTGCCACTGAAATCATTAATCTTCCCAGCTTTAACGGCTAAAACTGGGGAAAACCCAGAAGCCAACATCTCTTCAAGCTTTTGACCTTCCCTGTTGCAGAAATCCCCCCAAAGGGTTACCTCAACGCTCTTGTCCGACCGGTCCTTTAGATTCAGAATTCTTCTCTGAGTTTCCATACCGTTCTTCCTCATGATAGGAACTGAAGGATTGACAGATATCACAATACCAATAACATCAACAATAGAATTACTTTCAGCATTTTCAATTTCACTAATCGGCCTGAAGTTGAAGTTTTGCGCTGGTATGGAACCATCTTCATCAGGGCAGAGGTCCACGGTTGAACTTGCATCCAAAGTTATCTCCCAGTCATTCTTCAGATGGTTGAAATTCTTCTGGGCAGGTTTCAAGCTTCCCTTTGAAATCAAGTAAACTCTGCCAACCTCAATAATATCATAGAAGCGGTCAAGAACAGCATTGAAGCAGGTAACTCGTATTTCCCCTCCTTCAGAGTCAAGGAGGTCGAAAGAGAAAACTTTACCATCTCCTTTAGCATTATTATACCGACGGGGATCCCCCTTTGCTGTAACCCTTGCCTTGATAGCCCATCTTCCCTGATAAGGATTCAGAGCATTAATAGGAATGATCCGTGCTGGTGCCTCGTTCTTCATGATTGGGCCATGATTTTTGTAATGTGGAGGTGGTTGGTAAGGAGGCTGAACAGTAGCTCGAAAATTTGGCCCATCGTGTGGAGAGCTTTGAGGATGAAGACGAGGTCTGACGCTTGGCCTCTCAGAATGAGAAGTAGGTCTAAGATTCTGTACATTGTGAACAGGATTTTGCGAAATCATATGATTACCAGCTGATCGCTGAACACTGCCATTACGCAACGCATTTTGAGCAGCTGAATCAGGTGGACCATATGGTTTTGGATTCCCAATCACGTCAGAGTTCAGTATGATAGTTTCCATGTTCAGCACAACAATAACCCTGTACAAAGAGTACAATTCAAAGCTCGCTGCACACTTCGATACAGAAAAATGTAACAAATAATCACACGGAAACACATTCTTGTGTCAAAACACTGCCGACTTCTTACATTCATTCACAAGGTTTTGCAACTCACAATGATTTCAATCTCTTCggttaatttttaagttatctTTCCTAAA
This is a stretch of genomic DNA from Malus domestica chromosome 02, GDT2T_hap1. It encodes these proteins:
- the LOC103418083 gene encoding replication protein A 70 kDa DNA-binding subunit A-like; this encodes MPVNLTPNAIAAMIGGDVNLKPLVQVVDIKLIGTQERYRFMVSDGVSCQHAMISSQLNDRIKTNRVQIGSVVQLTEYISTILQNRQVIVVLNMETIILNSDVIGNPKPYGPPDSAAQNALRNGSVQRSAGNHMISQNPVHNVQNLRPTSHSERPSVRPRLHPQSSPHDGPNFRATVQPPYQPPPHYKNHGPIMKNEAPARIIPINALNPYQGRWAIKARVTAKGDPRRYNNAKGDGKVFSFDLLDSEGGEIRVTCFNAVLDRFYDIIEVGRVYLISKGSLKPAQKNFNHLKNDWEITLDASSTVDLCPDEDGSIPAQNFNFRPISEIENAESNSIVDVIGIVISVNPSVPIMRKNGMETQRRILNLKDRSDKSVEVTLWGDFCNREGQKLEEMLASGFSPVLAVKAGKINDFSGKSVGTIHSTQLFINPDISDARTLRDWFDRGGKDTASVSISKDIVPGGTKNEIRKTVSQIRDEGLGRSDKPDWVTVKGTISFIKTDSFCYTACPLMIGDRQCNKKVSRSGNSGWQCDRCNQEFEECDYRYLLQAQIQDHTGLTWATAFQEAGEEILGCSAKALYLLKYEEQDESRFGDIVRSSIFNQFLFKLKIKEEMYGDEQRVKITVVKADKVNYSSESRYMLDMISKHSR